DNA sequence from the Streptomyces sp. HUAS 15-9 genome:
CCCATCTCTTCCCGGCCCCCGAGGCGCTGGCCGCCCTCGACCCCGACCAGCTGGCGATGCCACGCACCCGCCGCACCACCTTCACCACGCTCGTCGCCCAACTGGCCGACGGAAACCTCAACTTGGGTGTGGAGAGCGACTGGGCGGAGGCCCGCGCCAGGCTGCTGTCGCTGCCCGGCTTCGGCCCCTGGACGGTCGACGTCATCGCCATGCGCGCCCTCGGCGACCCCGACGCCTTCCTCCCCACCGACCTCGGAATCCGCCGTGCCGCACAGGAGTTGGGCCTCCCCTCGACCCCCGCCGCGCTCACCGCGCGCGCGGCGGCCTGGCGGCCCTGGCGGGCCTACGCGGTCCAGTACCTGTGGGCGACGGACAGCCACCCGATCAACTTCCTGCCGGTATAAGGACGTAGGACACACGATGAGCACGACGAGACAGCACACCGTGATCGACAGCCCGTACGGCCCCCTGACGCTCGTCGCCGACGGCGGCGTCCTGTGCGGCCTCTACATGACCGACCAGCGCCACCGCCCGCCTGAGGAGACCTTCGGCGACCGCGACGACACGCTCTTCGCCGAGACGCAGGAACAGCTGTCGGCCTACTTCGCGGGCGATTTGAAGGAGTTCACGGTCGAACTACGGCTGCGGGGAACGCAGTTCCAGCGCAGTGTCTGGCAACAGCTGACCGCCATCCCCTACGGCGAGACCCGCACCTACGGCGAACTGGCGGACGCCCTCGGCAACCCCAAGGCATCCCGCGCAGTCGGCCTCGCCAACGGCCGCAACCCCGTCGGCATCATCGTCCCCTGCCACCGCGTCATCGGCTCCACCGGCAGCCTCATCGGCTACGGCGGCGGCCTGGACCGCAAGCGACGACTACTGGACTTCGAACGGGGAACGTCGCTGTTCTAGTCCCTTGAGAAGACGATGCGTATCCCGTTGGTGAGGACGCATGACAGGACGATGGCGGCGTACGCGTCGTCGTCCCAGGGACCGGACGGACGCATCGTGAGCGCCGTCCAGCAGAAGAACGCGGCGATGAGGGTGAGCAGGGTGAGTGGTACAGCGAGGACCATGCGCAGGCCACCGCGGTCGTCGTCGGATTGGGAAGGGCTGGTGATCGCCGCAGTGCGTTCCTTGCCTCGTCCAGGTTGTTCGTCATGCCACGCCGGCGGGGCGTTCAGTCGTGCTCGTGGCCCAGCCTGCGCAGCAGCTCGGGCAGGGCGGTGCCGATGGGTTCGCGGATCACCTCGTCGGCCCGGTCGTCGTACGGAGTCGGTTCGGCGTTGACGATGACGAGCCGGGCGCCGTTGT
Encoded proteins:
- a CDS encoding methylated-DNA--[protein]-cysteine S-methyltransferase, with protein sequence MSTTRQHTVIDSPYGPLTLVADGGVLCGLYMTDQRHRPPEETFGDRDDTLFAETQEQLSAYFAGDLKEFTVELRLRGTQFQRSVWQQLTAIPYGETRTYGELADALGNPKASRAVGLANGRNPVGIIVPCHRVIGSTGSLIGYGGGLDRKRRLLDFERGTSLF